The nucleotide window GCTCGATGACGTACGGGAACCAGCGCTCGCCGGCCTCCTGGTCGAAGTAGGACAGGTCCTGGCCGGACGCCTTGGAGTGCGAGGACAGGTCGTAGTCGGTGCGGTTGGCCACACCCTCCAGCTCGGAGAACTCGGTGCCGCCGAAGTTGAAGCGGTACTCGATGTCAGCGGTGCGCTTGGAGTAGTGGGAGAGCTTCTCCTTGGGGTGCTCGTACCACCGCATGTTCTCCTCGCGCATGCCGAGGTCGCGGTACCAGCCCCAGCGCTGCTCCATCCAGTACTCGTGCCAGGTGTCGTCCTCGCCCGGCTTGACGAAGAACTCCATCTCCATCTGCTCGAACTCGCGGGTGCGGAAGATGAAGTTGCCCGGGGTGATCTCGTTCCGGAACGACTTGCCCATCTGCGCGATGCCGAACGGCGGCTTCTTGCGCGAGGTCTGCTGGACGGCGGCGAAGTTGGTGAAGATGCCCTGGGCGGTCTCGGGGCGCAGGTAGGCGACCGAGCCGGTGTCCTGGGTGGGGCCGAGGTGGGTGGAAAGGAGCCCGGAGAACTGCTTGGGCTCGGTGAAGGCGCCCTTGTTGCCGCAGTTGGGGCAGTTGAGGTCGGAGAGCCCGTGCTCCGGCATCCGGCCGTGCTTGGCCTCGTACGCCTCCTCCAGGTGGTCCGCGCGGAACCGCTTGTGGCAGGAGGTGCACTCGGTGAGCGGGTCGGTGAAGGTGGCGACGTGCCCGGAGGCCACCCAGACCTCGGGGGCGAGGATCACCGACGAGTCGATACCGACGACGTCGTCGCGCGAGGTCACCATGGCGCGCCACCACTGGCGCTTGATGTTCTCCTTGAGCTCCACGCCGAGCGGTCCGTAGTCCCAGGCGGCGCGCTGGCCGCCGTAGATCTCGGAGCAGGGGTAGACGAAGCCACGGCGCTTGCTCAGGCTGACGATGGTGTCGATCTTGTCGGCGGCCACGGTGCTCTCTTCAGTACGACGAAGCGGTCAGTGTGGGATCCGCCGGTGACCGCGAAAAAGGGATGGCGCGGTCCAACTGCGGCCCAGCGAATACCTCAGGTTACCGGCGCACGCACCCTGCGGGCCAAATCGGTGGCGGGGTTTCCCGGCGGGCGGTGTGACGGGGACGGCGCTTGCACTGAATTGACAATCGTTACCATTTCAGTTGAACATGAGTGTCATGAACATACGTCGCGCGACGGCCGCCGTCGCCCTGGCCGGTGCCACCGCGCTGGCGCTCACGCTCACCGGGTGCTCCGGCACCTCCGCGTCCGCCAAGGACGGCAAGCTGGACGTCGTCGCCTCGTTCTACCCGCTGGAGTACGCCACCGAGCAGATCGGCGGCGCACACGTCCACGTCACCGACCTGACCCCGCCCGGCACCGAGCCGCACGACCTGGAGCTGGCCCCCCGGCAGGTGGCCGCGGTGCACAGCGCGGACCTGGTGGTCTACCTCAAGGGGCTCCAGCCCACCGTCGACCAGGCGGTCGCCCAGGGCGGCCCGGCGCACACCGCCGAGGTCACCTCCTACGCCCCGCTGGAGGACCACGGCACCGAGGTGGACGGCGCCGCCGAGAACCACGCGAGGACCGCCGACGGCCGCGCCGGCGACCCGCACGTCTGGCTCGACCCCGAGCGCTACGCCAAGATCGCCAGGGGCATCGGCGACCAGCTCGCCAAGGCCGACCCGGCGCACGCGGCCGACTACCGCGCC belongs to Streptantibioticus cattleyicolor NRRL 8057 = DSM 46488 and includes:
- a CDS encoding glycine--tRNA ligase, whose amino-acid sequence is MAADKIDTIVSLSKRRGFVYPCSEIYGGQRAAWDYGPLGVELKENIKRQWWRAMVTSRDDVVGIDSSVILAPEVWVASGHVATFTDPLTECTSCHKRFRADHLEEAYEAKHGRMPEHGLSDLNCPNCGNKGAFTEPKQFSGLLSTHLGPTQDTGSVAYLRPETAQGIFTNFAAVQQTSRKKPPFGIAQMGKSFRNEITPGNFIFRTREFEQMEMEFFVKPGEDDTWHEYWMEQRWGWYRDLGMREENMRWYEHPKEKLSHYSKRTADIEYRFNFGGTEFSELEGVANRTDYDLSSHSKASGQDLSYFDQEAGERWFPYVIEPAAGVNRAMLAFMLDAYNEDEAPNAKGQLEKRVVMRLDPRLAPVKVAVLPLSRNPQLSPKAKGLAADLRKHWNIEFDDAGAIGRRYRRQDEIGTPFCVTVDFDTLEDNAVTVRERDTMKQERVSLDQVASYLGSRLLGC
- a CDS encoding metal ABC transporter substrate-binding protein; translation: MNIRRATAAVALAGATALALTLTGCSGTSASAKDGKLDVVASFYPLEYATEQIGGAHVHVTDLTPPGTEPHDLELAPRQVAAVHSADLVVYLKGLQPTVDQAVAQGGPAHTAEVTSYAPLEDHGTEVDGAAENHARTADGRAGDPHVWLDPERYAKIARGIGDQLAKADPAHAADYRAGADRFTARLGALDKEFRTGLTGCRAKTFVTSHAAFGYLAESYGLDQIAINGVDPESEPTPARMTEIQDQAREHGVTTVFFESLVSPKLARTIAGDLHLKTAVLDPLEGVKDPAKDDYFSVMRRNLANLRTALGCSR